The Streptomyces sp. A2-16 sequence CGGGCGACCAGCGCGAGCACCTCGCGTTCCCGGTCGGAGAGGCACTCGGGGCCGCCGCCCGGCACGGGGACCGTCGGGCTGCGCAGGAACCGTTCGATCAGCCTGGCCGTCGGTCCCGGGGAGAGCAGCGCCTCGCCGGCCGCGACCGTGCGGATGGCGTCGAGGAGTTCGGCGGGCCGGGTGTCCTTGACGAGGAAGCCGGAGGCTCCCGCGCGCAGCGCCTCGACGATGTTCTCGTCGGTGTCGTAGGTGGTCAGGACGAGTACCCGCACTCCGGCGAGCTCCTCGTCGGCGGCGATGAGCCGGGTCGCCTCGATGCCGTCCAGGTCAGGCATGCGGATGTCCATCACCACGAGGTCGGGCCGCACTTCGCGCACGGCCCCGACGGCCTCCCTGCCGCTGGCCGCCTCTCCGACGACCTCCATGTCCCGCGCCGACTCGACGAGCATGGCGAACGCGGCCCGCACCAGGGTCTGGTCGTCGGCGAGCAGCACGCGGATGGTCATACGGTTCCCTCCCCCACGGTGAGCGGCAGTGCCGCCGTCACCTCGAACCCGCCGTCAGGGCGTGGTCCGGCGTCGAGTGTGCCACCTACGCTGCGGGCCCGCTCGCGCATGCCGACCAGTCCGAATCCTGGGGTGTGGCCGGGGGTGGGCCCGGTGCCGTCGTCGGTCACCGACACGCGCAGGGCGCCCGGTTCGTCGTACAGCCTGAGGCGTACGGCGGGTTCGGGTCCCGCGTGCCGGACCGCGTTGGTGAGCGCCTCCTGGACGATCCGGTAGGCGGCGGCGCCCACCGCGGGCGGCGGGT is a genomic window containing:
- a CDS encoding response regulator transcription factor; amino-acid sequence: MTIRVLLADDQTLVRAAFAMLVESARDMEVVGEAASGREAVGAVREVRPDLVVMDIRMPDLDGIEATRLIAADEELAGVRVLVLTTYDTDENIVEALRAGASGFLVKDTRPAELLDAIRTVAAGEALLSPGPTARLIERFLRSPTVPVPGGGPECLSDREREVLALVARGLNNTEIADTLGLSPLTAKTHVSRIMGKLGARDRAQLVIVAYESGMVTPGAM